Below is a window of Nyctibius grandis isolate bNycGra1 chromosome 12, bNycGra1.pri, whole genome shotgun sequence DNA.
tcTCCAGCGCGCCTGCTGTGTCTGATAAACCTTGCAGCTTCTTCACGCTGCAGTTGAGCCCTGACTCGCTGCAGAacagctgctccctcctcctgggAGCTCACGCCGTAGGGGCGGAGCATTTTCCACTCCAGCCAGTGGTTCACTTGCTTTGGGGCTAATTCTGCCAGTTCCTGGATAACCAAAGGTGGGGAAATTAAAGCAGCTCCTCACTCCTGCCTCCTTGCAGCCGTgagggggcacagccagggctTGTGTCCCCTGCGAGGCTTCTGCACAGCCGGGGATGTGGAGACGGCTCGTGTTTGGGAGAAGGAGCGCTGCAGGGTGCTGCGGACTGGTTTAACGCAAGCCCAGATCCCCGAGGTCTCCGTGGGGGCTGGCTGTGAGCGCAGGGAAGGTGTGTGCTGCACTGACTGTCATCTTCCTACAGGCCCTGAACGAATCTCTGAAGCTCTTCAAGACTTACTCCCCCCAGACTGCCACCATGCTCTTCACCGTAGACAACGAAGCGGGCAGAATCACCTGCCTGTGTCAGGTACCCCAGGTAAGGCCCAGACTCGGTGCCCGCCTTTCTCTGAGCCTCGCTGGAGGATCTGCAGCCTCCAGGCAGCAGCTGTCTAACACTACACGGCCGAAACTCCCTTGGGATGGCAAGAGCTGTGACTCTTGTGCTTCGGGTTATCCctgcagagggagggaagaggcgTCGTGCTCTGCAAACAGGCAGGAACCAGGACGTGATGTGGGTGTAGGCATGGAGATGCATGTGGAAGAGCTTTGTCCTGTTGTACCACCCTCGGGGACCCTCTTCCCTCGCTGCTGGCTGGGTTGAGGTCaagctgcctcttttttttttgtttcttttcctccccaggaGACCGCAAACAAGGGCCTGAAGGCCAGCCAGTGGGTGCAGGAGGTGTCTGCCTTGATGGACGGCAAAGGCGGGGGGAAGGACATGTCTGCCCAGGCGACGGGCAAGAACGTGGGGTGTCTGCAGGAGGCCCTGCAAGTGGCCACGGACTTTGCCAGGCTCCGGCTGGGGGAGCTGAAGAACTGACAGGGTGGGGGGTCATCAGCGCCCCGGCCCCTCCTGCCCggcccctgcctgctgctgggccaCATTCATGTAAATATGAATAAAGGCCGTCTGCCTGCGTGCTGCCGCCTGGCTGTGCTTGTGGGGGCGGGCCgggctcctcttcctcctcctcctcctctttcttcctcctcctctttcttcctcctcctctttcttcctcctcctctttcttcctcctcctctttcttcctcctcctctttcttcctcctcctctttcttcctcctcctctttcttcctcctcctctttcttcctcctcctctttcttcctcctcctctttcttcctcctcctcctcctcctccttccctttctcgctttcttcttccctctgctttctctcttcctccctttctcgctttcctcctctgctttcttccccccctttctttctttccccctttcttcctcccccctttctttcttcctcccccctttctttcttcctcccccctttctttcttcctcccccctttctttcttcctcccccctttctttcttcctcccccctttctttcttccttccttcctccccttccttccttcctcctcctcctcctctcgcagaggaaggaagaaagctttctctctctctttctctctgtccctttctctctgtttctctctttcttcctcctcttcctcctctttttcttcctccctcccctttctgtcttcctccctcccctctctcctcccctctctctctcctcccctcccctctctccgcccctctctcctcccggccctgcccctctccccgccGAGCATGGCGCAGGATCACCGCCGGCTGCGGGGCCCGGAGGACTCGCAGCCGCCGGAGGTTTGGGCAGGGGCCGCGGGGGtgccggaggaggaggaggatgaggaggaggaggatgcggCCGGGGCGCCGCGGGACCCGTGCGCCCTGCAGCCGCTGTTCGCGCAGGCCGGCGTGCTGAGCCAGTCCGAGGGCTCGGCCTACGTGGAGCTGCGCGGCGGCACGAAGGTGCTGTGCTCGGCCTGGGGCCCGCGGGAGGCGGCCgagcccggcgcggcggcggccgagGGGCAGCTGCTGTGCGAGTTCCGGCGGGCGCCGTTcgcggggcgcggggcgcgggggcggccgggcgcggaggcggcggccgagcgggaggcggcggcggcggtgcggGAGGCGCTGGGCCCGGCCGTGCGGCTGGAGCGGTACCCGCGGGCCCGCCTGACCGTCAGCGCCGTGCTGCTGCAGGACGGCGGCTCCGCGCTCGCCGCCGCCGTCACGGCCGCCGCGCTGGCCCTGGCCGACGCCGGCGTGGAGATGTACGACGTGGCGGTGGGCTGCGGCCTGTGCCGGGCCCCCGGGCCCGCCGGGCCGTGGCTGCTGCAGCCCGGGGAGGCGGAGGAGCGGCGGGCCGTGGCCCACCTCACCGTGGCCCTGCTGCCGGCCCTCAACCAGGTGTCGGCG
It encodes the following:
- the EXOSC6 gene encoding exosome complex component MTR3; its protein translation is MAQDHRRLRGPEDSQPPEVWAGAAGVPEEEEDEEEEDAAGAPRDPCALQPLFAQAGVLSQSEGSAYVELRGGTKVLCSAWGPREAAEPGAAAAEGQLLCEFRRAPFAGRGARGRPGAEAAAEREAAAAVREALGPAVRLERYPRARLTVSAVLLQDGGSALAAAVTAAALALADAGVEMYDVAVGCGLCRAPGPAGPWLLQPGEAEERRAVAHLTVALLPALNQVSAVLGSGQGGPPDAWAQALRLGLDGCHRLYPVLRDSLLQATRRRDAAAARRRDAAAADAATTA